One window from the genome of Salvia miltiorrhiza cultivar Shanhuang (shh) chromosome 7, IMPLAD_Smil_shh, whole genome shotgun sequence encodes:
- the LOC130993771 gene encoding uncharacterized protein LOC130993771, whose translation MGIDCTLAFTHASCNYVERRQLWLDMIPFIVGHFLIIGDFNAILGAHERRGRRVPASTPCSEFRAFIDEHNLIQPDSSGPFFTWTDRRRFPSPIESVLDRALFSQAFEDMWYSINSMVLPRLGSDHSPILLKCQDTATPPKGRRFRFLNMWCLHEGFLDQVRASWSQPMDCLCPMVRVMKKLKRLRPTLKTWNKDTFGNYNVTLAELQQDLSSLQENIDERGYTDELFDQEVNLQARIGSVLLRKSDHLRQQSRVSWLSDGDRNTRFFHSMVKWRRSNQNIKKLNIDGVISEDPGVMAAHVIQFYEDLFSEPISAPVDRSWISGYIPASVSPAQAAMLVATPSNEDIRLAVFSMDRNSAPGPDGFNGAFFQHSWEVVGEDLIAAVRRFFTHSYLPQGLNSNLLCLLPKKTDAVLVSDFRPIVLGNFLFKVITKILASRLNEIAAVIVSANQFGFISGRSIQECILLASEGVNCMERSIQGRNMALKVDIRKAFDTLNWDFVDVVLDCFGFPQTFRHWIRVIFLSARISVLFNGEQHGFFGCSRGVRQGDPLSPVLFGLAEQVLSSLLSDAADRGFIDRMRMSRSLLFPSHLLYADDVLLFCKATWRSCRMIESILHIYALVSGQFCNKAKSKVFFGKGVSVQLRRRLQRDLGFSTGSLPFIYLGVPIFAGRATAARLISTRDRIIAHFPRWQGMQLSMAGRLCLVTSVIQSAAVHSMLIYRWPAKLLHDLDRACRSFIWTGCTTSRPKSSVAWNRVCAPKTQGGLNVKSFTHISQSFMLRLGWLLITADSMGFQLFRQRYLDACLRPRSPWFSSTIWLGTRATIQTLVSDTHCSIGSGSTILFWTDNWLGYRLVDRIGIPATFHQALLQPISDYYFDDTWHFTLDFLQIFPDIAFDIVSVPITEGEDRRAWTHSHFGEVSASLASDHIRPCFPTVDWGKWIWAPFIPMRRSIVTWRVILGRLATASSLRRSGLVGPGWCPLCRNANEDIDHLFWNCTIARQIWRSLFNWFRVDSPLIHDIGSLLLWAMKVQTSKQVENLWRIGVMSTIWSIWNIRNRVVFDESSVSERALSIQIKSFILETSHLCSGEMANSVEDVLILHGLGVPSRPRRPTSYVYVFWIPPPTPWRKINIDGSVRGSPPLIHAGGVIRDSSSVLGCFHFSAGRGWAFEAELLALIIALEQSVNHGWRHVWIETDCAYLVDLFSSRSNTVPWRFFSRWRKVLSSLAGFHFIITHIYREGNRVADCLASSVAEEGYWNFTIPDILQLVKDDRRQLPYIRVTRAGRIHNAFGGNPVLTARLIPASADLSRWPKLSPRVDEEAEASGDEEWVTGDEGERSGTMVFCGAKTGDARLREELAAGGGGRSELQQREWRGNVGRVGGRSK comes from the exons ATGGGGATTGATTGCACTCTGGCTTTCACTCATGCTTCTTGTAACTATGTTGAGCGTCGCCAGCTTTGGTTAGATATGATTCCTTTCATTGTGGGTCATTTCCTTATAATTGGGGATTTTAATGCTATCTTAGGGGCTCATGAGCGGCGGGGGAGACGTGTCCCCGCTTCTACCCCTTGTAGTGAGTTCAGGGCCTTCATTGATGAACATAACTTGATCCAGCCAGACTCTTCGGGTCCGTTTTTCACCTGGACTGACCGTCGGAGATTTCCTTCCCCGATTGAATCGGTCCTGGACCGTGCTCTTTTCTCTCAAGCTTTCGAAGATATGTGGTACTCTATCAATTCGATGGTTCTTCCTAGACTTGGATCCGACCACTCCCCCATTCTGTTGAAATGCCAGGACACGGCTACTCCTCCCAAGGGCCGTCGATTtcgttttcttaatatgtggtgCTTACACGAGGGATTCCTGGATCAGGTCCGTGCTTCTTGGTCCCAGCCGATGGATTGTCTCTGCCCGATGGTTCGGGTTATGAAAAAGCTGAAGCGTCTTCGGCCGACTCTAAAGACTTGGAATAAGGACACTTTTGGGAATTACAATGTTACCCTCGCCGAGCTTCAGCAGGATCTGAGTTCACTTCAGGAGAATATTGACGAACGAGGGTATACAGATGAACTATTTGATCAAGAGGTAAACTTGCAAGCTCGCATTGGATCAGTCCTTCTGCGTAAGTCCGACCATCTACGGCAGCAAAGTAGGGTCTCTTGGCTTTCTGATGGTGATAGGAACACTCGCTTCTTCCATTCTATGGTTAAGTGGCGTCGTTCCAATCAAAATATTAAGAAGCTTAATATTGATGGGGTTATCTCGGAGGACCCGGGTGTCATGGCGGCCCATGTTATTCAATTTTATGAGGATCTCTTTTCGGAGCCGATTTCTGCGCCGGTGGATAGATCTTGGATTTCCGGTTACATTCCGGCTTCAGTCTCACCTGCCCAGGCTGCCATGCTCGTTGCTACTCCCTCTAATGAGGATATTCGGCTTGCTGTTTTCTCCATGGATAGGAATAGTGCCCCTGGACCAGACGGGTTTAACGGCGCTTTCTTTCAACATTCGTGGGAGGTGGTTGGGGAGGACCTTATTGCTGCCGTTCGTCGGTTCTTCACTCATAGCTATCTTCCCCAGGGCCTCAATTCCAACTTGCTTTGCCTTCTCCCAAAGAAGACTGATGCGGTTCTTGTCTCTGACTTCCGGCCTATTGTGTTGGGAAATTTCCTTTTCAAGGTCATCACCAAGATTCTTGCCTCTAGGTTGAATGAGATAGCTGCTGTTATTGTCTCGGCCAATCAGTTTGGGTTTATCTCTGGGCGTTCTATTCAGGAATGTATTCTACTGGCCTCTGAAGGAGTGAATTGCATGGAGCGCTCAATTCAAGGGAGGAACATGGCTCTTAAGGTGGATATTCGGAAAGCTTTCGATACCCTGAATTGGGATTTTGTGGACGTTGTGCTGGATTGCTTTGGTTTCCCTCAGACTTTCAGACACTGGATTAGAGTTATTTTTCTATCTGCCAGAATTTCAGTTCTCTTTAATGGAGAGCAGCATGGTTTCTTTGGTTGCTCTCGAGGTGTTCGACAGGGAGACCCTTTGTCACCGGTTCTGTTTGGTTTGGCGGAGCAGGTTCTGAGTAGTCTGCTCTCGGACGCTGCTGATAGGGGATTCATTGACCGTATGAGGATGTCCCGCTCTTTGCTTTTTCCCTCTCATCTCCTGTATGCTGATGATGTCCTACTTTTTTGTAAAGCTACTTGGCGCAGCTGCAGGATGATTGAATCGATTCTTCATATATATGCTTTGGTTTCTGGTCAATTCTGCAATAAAGCCAAATCCAAGGTTTTCTTTGGCAAAGGTGTTTCTGTTCAGCTAAGGCGTCGACTACAGCGGGATCTGGGCTTCTCCACTGGTTCCCTTCCTTTTATCTATTTGGGAGTCCCCATTTTTGCTGGTCGTGCTACTGCTGCCCGTCTTATCAGCACTCGTGATCGCATCATCGCCCATTTTCCTAGATGGCAGGGCATGCAGTTATCTATGGCGGGCCGTCTTTGCCTCGTCACTTCAGTCATTCAGAGCGCGGCTGTTCACAGTATGCTGATATATCGTTGGCCAGCTAAGCTTCTTCATGATTTGGATAGAGCTTGTCGGTCGTTTATTTGGACTGGCTGCACTACTTCTAGGCCAAAGTCTTCTGTGGCTTGGAATCGTGTATGCGCCCCCAAGACTCAGGGTGGGCTTAATGTGAAATCCTTTACACACATCAGCCAGAGTTTCATGTTGAGGTTAGGCTGGTTGCTGATTACTGCAGACTCGATGGGCTTTCAGTTATTTCGCCAGCGCTATTTGGATGCGTGCCTAAGACCTCGATCCCCTTGGTTCTCTTCTACGATTTGGTTGGGCACTCGGGCTACTATCCAGACTCTAGTCAGCGACACTCATTGTTCTATTGGTTCTGGTTCTACTATTCTTTTTTGGACTGATAATTGGTTAGGGTATCGTCTGGTTGATAGAATCGGCATTCCGGCTACTTTTCATCAAGCTCTTTTGCAGCCGATCTCGGATTACTACTTTGATGATACCTGGCACTTTACTTTGGATTTTTTGCAGATCTTTCCGGATATTGCCTTTGATATTGTCTCAGTTCCTATTACCGAGGGAGAGGATCGAAGAGCTTGGACCCATTCTCATTTTGGTGAGGTCTCCGCGTCGCTTGCTTCGGATCATATTCGTCCCTGCTTTCCGACCGTTGATTGGGGTAAGTGGATCTGGGCTCCGTTTATCCCAATGAGGCGTTCCATTGTCACTTGGCGGGTGATTCTGGGTCGTCTTGCGACTGCTAGCTCTCTTCGTCGTTCTGGGCTGGTTGGTCCGGGCTGGTGCCCTCTCTGCCGGAATGCGAATGAGGATATTGATCATCTTTTTTGGAACTGTACTATTGCTCGACAAATCTGGCGCTCCCTTTTCAACTGGTTCAGGGTGGATAGTCCGTTGATTCACGACATTGGGAGTCTGCTTCTCTGGGCGATGAAGGTGCAGACTAGCAAACAGGTTGAAAATCTTTGGCGAATTGGTGTTATGTCCACGATTTGGAGCATCTGGAATATTCGTAACAGAGTTGTGTTTGATGAGTCTTCTGTCTCTGAGAGGGCTCTTTCGATCcagatcaaatcttttattttggaAACTTCCCACTTATGTTCGGGTGAGATGGCTAACTCTGTTGAGGACGTTCTGATTCTTCATGGTCTTGGGGTGCCAAGCAGACCTCGTCGCCCGACctcttatgtttatgttttctggATTCCGCCCCCGACTCCTTGGCGCAAAATCAATATTGATGGCTCGGTTCGTGGCTCCCCTCCTCTGATTCACGCTGGTGGAGTTATCAGAGATTCTTCTAGCGTTCTGGGTTGTTTTCATTTCTCTGCGGGACGTGGTTGGGCTTTTGAGGCAGAGCTGCTCGCCCTCATCATTGCTTTGGAGCAATCTGTCAATCATGGTTGGAGACATGTTTGGATCGAGACTGACTGCGCTTATTTGGTGGATCTTTTCAGTTCTCGGTCAAACACGGTTccttggaggttcttcagtcgcTGGCGTAAGGTTCTCTCTTCCCTTGCTggttttcattttattatcacTCACATCTACAGGGAAGGGAACCGGGTTGCAGATTGTTTGGCTTCTTCTGTAGCGGAGGAAGGCTATTGGAATTTTACGATCCCGGATATCCTACAGTTGGTGAAGGATGACAGGCGGCAACTTCCTTACATTCGG GTGACCAGAGCAGGGAGGATTCATAATGCGTTCGGTGGGAATCCTGTGCTGACTGCTCGGCTTATTCCGGCCAGTGCAGATCTCTCTAGATGGCCTAAGCTGTCCCCTCGG
- the LOC130992201 gene encoding uncharacterized protein LOC130992201, with product MAATLSSFRIPTVASAALPHPQKPDPNRKSNNWWAPILGWSAEPDYITNRSADSAAESCPASTDKSLFRGCFTEQKAKELRKKTIETTTFHDIMYHSAIASRLASDLSGRREDR from the coding sequence ATGGCCGCAACACTTTCCTCATTCCGCATCCCCACCGTCGCCTCCGCCGCTCTCCCCCACCCACAGAAGCCGGATCCGAACCGCAAATCCAACAACTGGTGGGCCCCGATCCTCGGCTGGTCCGCCGAGCCCGACTACATTACCAATCGCAGCGCCGATTCCGCCGCCGAATCGTGCCCGGCCTCGACCGACAAGAGCCTCTTCCGCGGCTGCTTCACGGAGCAGAAGGCGAAGGAGCTGCGGAAGAAGACGATCGAAACGACGACGTTCCACGACATTATGTACCACTCGGCGATCGCCTCCCGTCTCGCCTCCGATCTGTCCGGCCGCCGCGAGGATCGTTGA
- the LOC130993772 gene encoding putative late blight resistance protein homolog R1A-3, protein MAAAYAALVSLVNTMDQIHIHPRLSASFDNYQFESLRGKVDFFLDFVENYSDAVRGEKVDFLEDSDENHPDANNKEAEDLARRIAVSAHDAEDIIELEAADRIHASSTEKNSSFLPDLQRIIQDMDFIKEKVIKVKEEIGFINSMDPPPSSSSAPLAAAKTTSLVGFDGYIEQLLDELTGHDHGRRIIPIVGMGGIGKTTLATNVYENSNIVRHFNVRVWVTVSQEFSARKFFLKALSSLGISTDDRDSATDQQLSHELYKILFNRRYLIILDDVWSVEAWDKIKFFFPENKNRSRIVVTTRESKLVDYLGSSALAVDFLDDKNSWDLFCANTFASKQGCPSELEEAGKKIVNKCKGLPLAIVVIGGLLRKSSKSQEYWEKIAREEHLHVVNSEPLNILYLSYKYLPVCLKLCVLYLGLCSNYSVEMSELVKLWVAEGFIKPKKEQSLEEVAEGYIDELVQRNLVLLTSVKLNRKIDSYGVHDLVRDLCTRIAERENVFCVQRDQDGRRRVTIDQKRTRFYSQETLSIERPIITGGRRGAAAAPRLRVMVRDMRRLDYTFPEVNSRFLYHEPDDEDEYGDMDPRDYWIATYNIPSSISLLWSLQTIIVKEIADVVAPSEIWEMPQLRHIKMSPLYIPDPPPRSDAVVLNNLQTLSDVENLVFTEDVCNRIPNVKELVISYYFHERGEASSRYHLHDVGRLSKLETLDYSCKGWKFLEDSSRGLKRLPSSIKELSLRRCKLDPSDVTVIGSLPQLELLVLHKVVLGEELNLGEEEFVCLKHLRIDGCDDLKCWTADSCNFPVLERLSLVSLPNLDEIPSAFAEIPTLERISIHDCSESACISAINILEEKESFGHLSLHLQIKYMNESAAEMLREKVEYSSQNLLIEAEIRSADGGGGATIRSHPPPPPHQIRSTAGEAVFAEVNSRALQIGVIENYRRHHLVGGIAHEIDGIGAEDAFEGAEWSEMAVFQAWRAAKVTLN, encoded by the exons ATGGCAGCCGCTTATGCAGCTCTAGTTTCTCTGGTGAATACTATGGATCAGATCCACATTCATCCTCGCCTTTCCGCTTCTTTCGACAACTACCAGTTTGAATCTCTTCGGGGGAAGGTCGATTTCTTTCTAGATTTTGTGGAGAATTATTCAGATGCCGTGCGTGGCGAAAAGGTTGATTTCCTTGAAGATTCAGATGAGAATCATCCAGATGCGAACAACAAAGAAGCAGAAGATTTGGCGAGGCGAATTGCAGTTTCAGCTCACGACGCCGAAGATATAATTGAACTCGAAGCAGCAGATCGAATTCACGCTTCATCAACTGAAAAAAATAGCAGCTTCTTGCCCGATCTGCAGAGAATAATACAAGACATGGATTTTATCAAGGAAAAAGTTATCAAGGTTAAAGAGGAAATTGGATTCATAAATTCCATGGATCCTCCTCCATCATCGTCATCAGCACCTCTTGCAGCTGCCAAGACTACAAGCTTGGTGGGATTTGACGGCTACATCGAGCAACTTTTGGATGAGCTCACCGGGCATGATCATGGTCGCAGAATAATCCCAATTGTTGGGATGGGTGGTAtaggtaagaccactcttgcaACAAATGTCTATGAAAATTCAAATATTGTGCGCCATTTTAATGTCCGTGTTTGGGTTACTGTATCTCAAGAATTCAGTGCAAGAAAATTCTTTTTGAAAGCACTTTCTTCCCTAGGAATATCCACTGATGATAGGGATTCAGCCACTGATCAACAACTAAGTCATGAGTTgtacaaaattttatttaatcgGAGATATTTGATAATACTGGATGATGTATGGAGCGTGGAGGCTTGGGATAAGATAAAGTTTTTCTTCCCAGAAAATAAGAATAGAAGCAGAATTGTTGTAACAACCAGGGAGTCGAAGCTGGTTGATTACTTAGGCTCCTCTGCACTTGCGGTTGATTTTCTTGATGATAAAAACAGTTGGGATCTTTTCTGTGCCAACACATTTGCATCAAAACAAGGTTGCCCTTCTGAATTGGAAGAGGCCGGGAAGAAGATAGTGAACAAGTGCAAAGGACTTCCACTCGCAATCGTTGTGATTGGAGGGCTTCTTAGAAAATCGTCCAAGTCACAAGAATATTGGGAGAAAATTGCAAGAGAGGAACACTTGCATGTTGTTAACTCGGAACCCTTGAACATATTATATCTGAGCTACAAGTACTTGCCTGTTTGCTTGAAATTATGTGTTCTTTACTTGGGATTGTGTTCAAACTACAGTGTGGAAATGTCGGAGCTCGTCAAACTTTGGGTTGCCGAGGGATTTATAAAACCCAAGAAAGAGCAGAGTTTGGAAGAAGTTGCAGAGGGCTACATAGACGAGCTTGTCCAAAGAAATCTTGTCTTACTCACTTCTGTTAAACTAAACAGGAAAATCGACAGCTATGGCGTTCACGATCTTGTGAGAGACTTGTGCACAAGGATAGCTGAGAGAGAGAACGTTTTCTGCGTCCAAAGAGACCAAGACGGGAGGCGCCGCGTCACAATCGATCAAAAAAGGACAAGATTTTACAGCCAAGAAACCCTATCAATTGAGCGTCCTATCATCACCGGCGGGCGACGGGGGGCAGCGGCGGCTCCGCGGCTGAGGGTTATGGTGCGCGATATGCGCCGCCTCGACTACACTTTTCCGGAAGTCAACTCGCGCTTCCTATACCACGAACCGGATGATGAGGATGAATACGGAGACATGGATCCTCGCGATTACTGGATTGCTACGTATAACATTCCTTCATCGATATCACTGCTTTGGAGTCTGCAAACTATAATCGTTAAGGAAATCGCAGATGTGGTCGCGCCGTCTGAGATTTGGGAGATGCCGCAGCTTAGGCATATCAAGATGTCGCCCCTCTATATCCCCGATCCTCCTCCTCGCAGTGACGCCGTCGTTTTGAACAACTTACAGACACTTTCCGATGTGGAGAACCTCGTTTTCACAGAGGATGTCTGCAACAGAATACCCAACGTTAAGGAGTTGGTTATCTCTTACTATTTCCATGAACGAGGCGAGGCGAGCTCGCGTTACCATCTGCACGATGTTGGCCGCTTAAGCAAACTCGAAACGCTGGATTACTCCTGCAAAGGATGGAAGTTTCTAGAAGACTCGTCGCGGGGCCTCAAACGACTGCCGAGTTCAATCAAGGAGTTGAGCTTACGTCGTTGCAAGCTTGATCCGAGTGATGTGACCGTAATTGGTTCGTTGCCTCAGCTTGAGCTTCTTGTATTGCATAAGGTGGTTTTGGGAGAAGAGTTGAATTTAGGGGAGGAGGAATTTGTTTGCTTGAAACACCTAAGGATTGATGGGTGTGATGATCTGAAATGCTGGACTGCAGATAGCTGCAATTTTCCGGTGCTGGAGAGGCTTTCTCTTGTTTCCTTACCCAATCTGGATGAGATTCCTTCAGCTTTCGCAGAGATTCCGACACTCGAAAGAATTTCTATACATGATTGCAGCGAATCGGCCTGCATATCAGCAATTAACATACTAGAGGAGAAGGAGAGTTTTGGGCATCTTAGCCTTCATCTACAAATCAAGTACATGAATGAGAGTGCAGCAGAAATGTTGAGGGAAAAAGTCGAATACAGTAGCCAAAATCTTCTCATT GaagcggagatcagatctgccgatggaggaggcggtgCAACAATCAGATCACacccaccgccgccgcctcatcagatcagatccaccgccggaGAAGCGGTTTTTGCTGAGGTCAATTCG CGTGCCTTGCAAATTGGCGTGATTGAGAACTATCGCCGCCACCACTTGGTCGGCGGAATTGCCCATGAAATCGACGGAATCGGAGCAGAAGACGCCTTTGAAGGAGCAGAGTGGTCTGAAATGGCGGTTTTCCAGGCCTGGAGGGCGGCGAAGGTGACGCTGAACtga